In Lemur catta isolate mLemCat1 chromosome 1, mLemCat1.pri, whole genome shotgun sequence, one DNA window encodes the following:
- the TNFAIP2 gene encoding tumor necrosis factor alpha-induced protein 2 codes for MLKMMTFFQGLPGQQPVSGTLDLPRSPQKLPSTSEAESEASSEDLVPSLEAGVAPDREEEKASKKKKKKKPKGLANMFSIFTKGKKKKGQLGSAEPEGKPEPRPGLDGPLPTVEELKAALERGRLEAARPLLVLERELQAAAAAGGAGEEELVRRQSKVEALYALLRDQALGVLRRPLEVAPERLRQALAVVAEQEREDCRAAAGPETSALAATRPRRWLQLWRRGVAEAAEERMGRRPASGAEGRSEAESAFLHMGRTMKEDLEVVVERLKPLFPPEFGVVATYARSYHEHFAAQLAAMAQFELCERDTYMLLLWVQNLYPNDIINSPKLAGELQDVGLGSLLPPKQIRLLVATFLSNEAANVKELMARALELESQHWAQDVAPQRLDGHCHSELAIDILQIISQAQAKAESITPDLGAQIKQVLLVELAALLRSYQRTFDEFLERCKKLRNYRANVIANINNCLSFRTSMEQKWQVPQDPLSLLLGPLSELKRHGFDTLLQSLFADLKPLFKKFTQTYWATPEETLEKIIATVGGRLPEFSELQDCFREELMETVHLHLVKEYIIRLSKRCLVLRTAEQQQQLARHILANADVIQHFCTQNGSAATWLHSALPTLAEIIRLQDPSAIKIEVATYATCYPDFSKGHLSAILAIKGNLSTSEARSIRSILDVNTEVQEPSRSLFSLIKVG; via the exons ATGCTGAAGATGATGACGTTCTTCCAAGGCCTCCCAGGCCAGCAGCCGGTGTCAGGGACCCTCGACTTACCCAGAAGCCCCCAAAAGTTGCCCTCGACGTCAGAGGCGGAGTCAGAGGCCTCCTCTGAGGACTTGGTGCCATCCCTGGAGGCTGGGGTAGCCCCagacagggaggaggaaaaggcttcaaagaagaagaagaagaagaagccaaAAGGACTGGCCAACATGTTCAGCATCTTCACcaaggggaagaagaagaagggccAGCTGGGCTCAGCAGAGCCGGAGGGCAAGCCTGAGCCCAGGCCGGGGCTGGATGGCCCACTGCCCACAG TGGAGGAGCTCAAGGCGGCCCTGGAGCGCGGGCGGCTGGAGGCGGCGCGGCCGCTGCTGGTGCTGGAGCGGGAGctgcaggcggcggcggcggcgggcggcgcgggcgaGGAGGAGCTGGTGCGGCGCCAGAGCAAGGTGGAGGCGCTGTACGCGCTGCTGCGCGACCAGGCGCTCGGCGTGCTGCGCCGGCCGCTGGAGGTGGCGCCCGAGCGGCTGCGCCAGGCACTGGCCGTGGTGGCCGAGCAGGAGCGCGAGGACtgccgggcggcggcggggccggaGACCTCGGCGCTGGCGGCCACGCGCCCGCGGCGCTGGCTGCAGCTGTGGCGACGCGGCGTGGCCGAGGCGGCCGAGGAGCGCATGGGCCGGCGGCCGGCCTCGGGCGCCGAGGGCCGCTCGGAGGCCGAGAGCGCCTTCCTGCACATGGGCCGCACCATGAAGGAGGACCTGGAGGTCGTGGTGGAGAGGCTGAAGCCGCTGTTCCCCCCTGAGTTCGGCGTGGTGGCCACCTACGCCCGGAGCTACCACGAGCACTTCGCGGCCCAGCTGGCCGCCATGGCGCAGTTCGAGCTGTGCGAGCGCGACACCTACATGCTGCTGCTCTGGGTGCAGAACCTCTACCCCAA TGACATCATCAACAGCCCCAAGCTGGCAGGTGAGCTGCAGGATGTCGGGCTTGGGAGCCTCCTGCCCCCGAAGCAGATCCGGCTGCTGGTGGCCACGTTCCTGTCCAACGAGGCG gcCAATGTGAAGGAGCTGATGGCCCGTGCCCTGGAGCTGGAGTCGCAGCACTGGGCCCAGGATGTGGCCCCCCAGAGGTTGGATGGCCACTGCCACAGTGAGCTGGCCATCGACATCCTCCAG ATCATCTCCCAGGCCCAGGCCAAGGCGGAGAGCATCACCCCCGACTTGGGCGCGCAGATAAAGCAAGTGCTGCTGGTGGAGCTGGCCGCGCTCCTGCGGAG CTACCAGCGCACCTTTGACGAATTTCTAGAGAGATGCAAAAAGCTGAGAAATTACAGGGCCAATGTCATCGCCAACATCAACAACTGCCTGTCCTTCCG GACATCCATGGAGCAGAAGTGGCAGGTACCCCAGGATCCCCTGAGCCTCCTGCTGGGCCCCCTGAGTGAGCTCAAGCGTCACGGCTTCGACACCCTGCTCCAGAGCCTATTCGCGGACCTGAAG CCGCTGTTCAAGAAGTTCACACAGACCTACTGGGCAACCCCCGAGGAGACCCTGGAGAAAATCATTGCCACCGTGGGCGGGAGGCTGCCTGAGTTCTCAGAACTGCAGGACTGTTTCCGGGAG GAGCTCATGGAGACCGTGCACCTGCACCTGGTGAAGGAGTACATCATCCGCCTCAGCAAGCGCTGCCTGGTGCTCAGGACGGCcgagcagcagcagcaactgGCAAGGCACATCCTGGCCAACGCCGATGTCATCCAGCACTTCTGCACCCAGAAC GGCTCCGCTGCGACCTGGCTGCACTCTGCCCTCCCCACGCTTGCTGAGATCATTCGCCTGCAAGACCCCAGTGCTATCAAGATCGAGGTGGCCACTTATGCCACCTGCTACCCTGACTTCAG CAAAGGCCACCTGAGTGCCATCCTGGCCATCAAGGGGAACCTATCCACCAGCGAAGCCAGAAGCATCCGGAGCATCCTGGATGTCAACACAGAGGTGCAGGAGCCCTCCAGGTCCCTATTTTCCCTTATAAAGGTTGGTTAG
- the EXOC3L4 gene encoding exocyst complex component 3-like protein 4, whose translation MLSPQTATLGPELQNPQEPEESQTPARGTRQTSSGKEPSAHHENTTRPGLGTLRRAFSRASQRAVTQAAKEDAGLLWRRSSSLFRSFRRALDDGPAAGQSQVAAVPEVSSGVMDGGSQQASTGVGPKELEPEAGGKSVADLITERQLLAAFEQLRHLETRLVAEKASHTFEQDPTAFARRAMDVCLHYDGLAAEIGAIVRETLGPDGVDAAALTELARVVRAEEEAHPEPPADGDFLRTPRRWRQHWEEAVQRSAQERVQGAGARGTSGAVEGAPGLAQLLAQLGGLVRHDLQKVLLEVQPAYAAAGFPAWGAYLSAFHGAVAQRLQELAHDARGGEQLYLLLDWAANVYGSPDFLGAPDLALPTKPLPPLLAPDVWARLESSYTSFLETKITGCFESILQLEQSRWAAGEAPDVLQGLYRAPLSTDVHMLVAEHVKAGGAISAELEATTLRICARALGLFVPRLEKAFLESGAASEPHLGAYVNACEELRTSLLARFPGILEELEKPLVAATRSFQKHLLQGFQHDIQPLFRVVCTKGWLTQDTLRPLMDKVVAFAHHLEHVAQPWAQETLQEVHRYVVREYLAQALRPRERFRGAERVNGSQKMSLDAQAIGDTFQGLGSEATWLDQAILCVAEILGETYKDDIRRHLETLIQSYPDIRRDHILAILALRRLGRRRNHSLLQHAQDLLRVAAKAASSGATGGRVLFEEIEVPTSVDVLITCI comes from the exons ATGCTGTCACCACAGACAGCGACCCTTGGGCCAGAGCTACAAAACCCCCAGGAGCCTGAGGAATCACAGACCCCAGCTCGGGGCACCCGGCAGACAAGCAGCGGGAAAGAGCCCAGTGCCCATCATGAGAACACCACGAGGCCGGGCCTGGGCACCTTGAGGCGTGCCTTCTCCCGGGCAAGCCAGCGGGCCGTGACCCAGGCCGCCAAGGAGGATGCAGGCCTGCTCTGGCGAAGGTCCTCCTCCCTGTTCCGGTCCTTCAGGCGTGCTCTGGATGATGGCCCAGCTGCTGGCCAGTCCCAGGTCGCTGCTGTGCCAGAGGTCTCCTCGGGGGTCATGGATGGTGGCAGCCAGCAGGCATCCACTGGGGTGGGGCCTAAGGAGCTGGAACCTGAGGCAG GAGGCAAATCTGTGGCCGACCTCATTACTGAACGGCAACTGCTGGCCGCCTTCGAACAGCTTCGGCACCTAGAGACAAGGCTGGTGGCGGAGAAAGCCTCGCACACCTTTGAACAGGACCCTACAGCCTTTGCGCGGCGCGCCATGGACGTGTGCCTCCATTACGACGGGCTGGCAGCCGAGATCGGCGCCATCGTGCGTGAGACGCTGGGACCCGACGGCGTGGACGCGGCCGCGCTGACCGAGCTGGCCCGCGTGGTGCGCGCGGAAGAGGAGGCCCACCCGGAGCCCCCGGCCGACGGCGACTTCCTGCGCACGCCACGCCGCTGGCGCCAGCACTGGGAGGAGGCGGTGCAGCGGAGCGCGCAGGAGCGCGTGCAGGGGGCCGGCGCCCGGGGCACCTCTGGGGCCGTGGAGGGCGCTCCGGGCCTGGCTCAGCTGCTGGCCCAGCTCGGTGGCTTGGTTCGCCACGACCTGCAGAAGGTGCTGCTGGAGGTGCAGCCCGCGTACGCGGCAGCCGGCTTCCCCGCGTGGGGCGCCTACCTGAGCGCCTTCCACGGCGCGGTGGCCCAGCGTCTCCAGGAGCTGGCGCACGACGCCCGCGGCGGTGAGCAGCTCTACCTCCTGCTGGACTGGGCCGCAAACGTCTACGGCAG CCCTGACTTCCTGGGCGCCCCAGACCTGGCGCTGCCCACTAAGCCGCTGCCCCCGCTGCTGGCCCCTGATGTATGGGCCCGCCTGGAGAGCAGCTACACCAGCTTCCTCGAG ACCAAGATCACGGGCTGCTTCGAGAGCATCTTGCAGCTGGAGCAGAGTCGCTGGGCGGCCGGCGAGGCCCCCGACGTGCTGCAGGGCCTCTACCGCGCGCCGCTGTCCACGGACGTCCACATG CTCGTGGCGGAGCACGTGAAGGCGGGCGGCGCAATCTCCGCGGAGTTGGAGGCCACCACCCTGCGGATCTGCGCGCGGGCGCTCGGCCTCTTCGTGCCCAG GCTTGAAAAGGCTTTTCTGGAGTCGGGGGCGGCGAGCGAGCCGCACCTGGGCGCCTACGTCAACGCCTGCGAGGAGCTGAG GACCAGTCTTCTGGCCAGGTTCCCCGGAATCCTAGAGGAGTTGGAGAAACCCCTGGTGGCTGCCACCCGCAGCTTCCAGAAGCACTTGCTTCAGGGCTTTCAGCATGACATTCAG CCGCTCTTCAGGGTCGTGTGCACCAAGGGTTGGCTGACACAGGACACACTTCGTCCCCTCATGGACAAGGTGGTGGCCTTTGCTCACCATCTAGAGCATGTGGCCCAGCCATGGGCTCAG GAGACTCTGCAGGAGGTGCACCGTTATGTGGTCCGTGAGTACCTGGCACAGGCGCTGAGGCCGCGGGAGCGGTTCCGAGGTGCCGAGCGGGTGAATGGCTCCCAGAAGATGAGCCTCGATGCTCAAGCAATCGGCGACACCTTCCAGGGCTTG GGCTCTGAGGCCACGTGGCTGGACCAAGCCATCCTGTGCGTGGCCGAGATCCTGGGCGAGACTTACAAAGACGACATCAGGCGGCACCTGGAGACACTCATCCAGAGCTACCCTGACATCAG GCGGGATCACATCCTGGCCATTCTGGCCCTGCGCAGACTGGGCCGCCGGCGGAACCACAGCCTCCTGCAGCATGCCCAAGACCTGCTGAGGGTGGCCGCCAAGGCAGCGAGCTCGGGGGCCACTGGGGGCCGCGTGCTCTTTGAGGAGATAGAGGTGCCCACCTCCGTGGACGTGCTAATCACCTGCATCTAG